In Microbacterium laevaniformans, a single window of DNA contains:
- the tal gene encoding transaldolase yields MSTPTPGSTPTQQLVDAGVSIWLDDLSRARIASGNLADLISSRNVSGVTTNPSIFQAAIGNQNDDSYDAPLAALAEGGADVDAAIFELTTTDVRDAADIFRGVFDATGGVDGRVSIEVSPDLAHDTDATVAEAEKLWAKVDRPNALIKIPATKAGLPAITAVIGAGISVNVTLIFSLERYAEVIDAYLAGLEQGKAAGHDLSGIHSVASFFVSRVDTEVDKRLSAFESEDAEALKSRAGLANARLAYELFEQQFATARAQELIAGGANVQRPLWASTGVKDPALPDTLYVTELVAPGTVNTMPEKTLEATFDHGVVTGDTVTGAYEDAHLVFSQLAELGVDINDVTQTLEDEGVAKFIASWQDLKKTVAEALATAPETSR; encoded by the coding sequence ATGAGCACCCCCACCCCGGGCTCGACCCCGACCCAGCAGCTCGTCGACGCCGGCGTCAGCATCTGGCTCGACGACCTCTCCCGCGCGCGCATCGCGTCGGGCAACCTCGCCGACCTGATCTCGTCGCGCAATGTCTCAGGCGTCACGACGAACCCGTCGATCTTCCAGGCCGCCATCGGCAACCAGAACGACGACTCGTACGACGCACCGCTGGCCGCGCTGGCCGAAGGCGGCGCGGATGTCGACGCCGCGATCTTCGAGCTGACGACCACCGACGTGCGTGACGCCGCCGACATCTTCCGCGGCGTGTTCGACGCGACGGGCGGCGTAGACGGCCGCGTGTCGATCGAGGTCTCCCCCGATCTCGCTCACGACACCGACGCCACCGTCGCCGAGGCGGAGAAGCTGTGGGCCAAGGTCGACCGGCCCAACGCCCTCATCAAGATCCCCGCGACCAAGGCCGGCCTGCCCGCGATCACCGCGGTCATCGGCGCGGGCATCTCGGTCAACGTGACGCTGATCTTCTCGCTCGAGCGGTACGCCGAGGTCATCGACGCCTACCTGGCGGGCCTGGAGCAGGGGAAGGCGGCCGGGCATGACCTGTCCGGCATCCACTCCGTCGCCTCGTTCTTCGTGTCGCGCGTGGACACCGAGGTCGACAAGCGTCTGTCGGCTTTCGAGAGCGAGGATGCCGAGGCACTGAAGAGCCGCGCGGGCCTGGCGAACGCGCGTCTGGCCTACGAGCTGTTCGAGCAGCAGTTCGCGACCGCGCGCGCTCAGGAGCTCATCGCCGGCGGCGCGAACGTGCAGCGTCCGCTGTGGGCCTCGACCGGTGTGAAGGATCCCGCGCTGCCCGACACGCTCTACGTCACCGAGCTCGTCGCACCCGGCACCGTCAACACGATGCCGGAGAAGACGCTCGAGGCCACCTTCGACCACGGTGTCGTCACCGGCGACACCGTCACCGGTGCCTACGAAGACGCTCACCTGGTCTTCTCGCAGCTCGCCGAACTCGGCGTCGACATCAACGATGTCACCCAGACGCTCGAGGACGAGGGCGTCGCGAAGTTCATCGCCTCGTGGCAGGACCTCAAGAAGACCGTCGCCGAGGCTCTGGCGACGGCCCCGGAGACCAGCCGGTGA